In Quercus robur chromosome 10, dhQueRobu3.1, whole genome shotgun sequence, a genomic segment contains:
- the LOC126703741 gene encoding putative disease resistance protein RGA3, translated as MAEEIVSRVISFATELIGNARSCKEELRGLGESLTMIRAVLTDAERRQVRDESVKLWLQKLDDVAYEADDVLDEFMYENLRQKIEVENERKRKVNFIDPFIFSLSMAKKIKAVQEKLAKVNGLANGFGLARILSVDSNVEIVPTRETDSFLDHSEVVGRKSEVSKIVSLLTSATNQQLSVIPIVGMAGLGKTTFAKLVYNHELVKKHFDKTMWVCVSDDFNDKNILRGILESLTNNSSLSVSKNTVLQNLQKELQGKKYLLILDDVWNEVLLKWDTLRDCLLGIMSNTGNSIIVTTRSDKVAEIMETHPRHHLERLPEAECWSIIKKKVSSIPLTPDLEAIGYDIAKKCGGVPLAAKVLGGTMARKKVKNEWLAIQNNEIWNYPHVSHEMLPILKLSFDHLQSPSLKKCFAYCSIFPKDYMIAKEELIQFWMAEGFLQPSQGSCVVMEDIGNMYFDILLANSLFQDEKKDEFDNIIICKMHDLVHDLALSVSKSETLFLNKDLECDISHTHYLFIESDGKIIPRIPSSKDDVRKLRTFVSKNVVLGNTLLNFNCLRVLKLNGNSIKELPSSVGLLIHLRLLSVASLSIRALPKSITKLYNLQTLRIEGCRNVREPPEDLKQLINLRHIYIPYGFYEKLRDIGQLTCLQTLPCFIVGQDAGHRIEELGCLNQLTGKLNLWNLGHVRDREEARRANLEEKAKIYKLRFYWTRRGSEREGNHENDEEVLEGLKPHRHLKSLAIDGFGGKKFPSWMSLLFGNLIEIEFGNCRKCEVLPTLGLLPHLSVLTIKGMDGVRRIGTEFYSNYNNGSDGTILFPALRKLDLSRMPNLEEWTDVMEPATTTGLMVFPCLEELSIQFCNQLKSAPCYFSSLKKLLIRDMCSTTFENIISKLTTLTSLEVWNISGLACLPEKLLQNNASLMSLTVAGWADLVSIVSHEDVWAFFTSLRSLKIKVCWKLQIQGVPSHLQRLEISGCVILPTGLQSCTSLTLLEIQRCDKLKSIPNLGQLRSLTQLKIRYCDNLISIPDLRALHSLIELRICHCPKLTSLPEGLESLTRLKTMEIGKFCEELDDFPSLDSIEHLHASLQHLELRGWPKLKSIPDNIQVLTALESLFISHFEGMETLPEWLTKLSSLQILEIFRCSKLKESCAIGGKERYRIAHIPDIRIY; from the coding sequence ATGGCAGAGGAAATCGTAAGCAGGGTGATTTCATTTGCTACTGAGCTGATCGGCAATGCTCGGAGCTGCAAGGAGGAGCTGAGAGGGCTTGGTGAATCATTAACCATGATTCGAGCTGTTTTGACTGATGCCGAGAGAAGACAAGTGAGAGATGAGTCTGTGAAGCTTTGGCTCCAAAAGCTTGATGATGTTGCTTATGAAGCTGACGATGTGCTGGACGAGTTTATGTACGAGAATCTCCGGCAAAAGATAGAGGTCGAAAACGAAAGGAAGAGAAAGGTAAACTTCATCGACCCATTTATTTTCAGTCTCTCCATGGCGAAAAAAATTAAGGCTGTTCAGGAAAAACTAGCAAAAGTAAATGGGTTGGCAAATGGGTTTGGACTTGCTAGAATATTGTCAGTAGATTCAAATGTTGAGATTGTTCCAACTAGAGAGACAGACTCCTTTCTTGATCATTCAGAAGTTGTAGGAAGGAAAAGTGAAGTTTCAAAAATAGTGAGCTTGCTGACTAGTGCAACCAATCAACAACTCTCCGTCATTCCTATAGTCGGCATGGCTGGTTTGGGAAAGACAACTTTTGCAAAACTAGTGTACAATCATGAGCTagtaaaaaaacattttgataaGACAATGTGGGTATGTGTCTCTGATGAttttaatgacaaaaatattttaagagggATTCTTGAATCCCTTACCAATAACTCAAGTCTTTCAGTAAGTAAGAATACGGTACTTCAAAACCTTCAAAAAGAGTTGCAGGGGAAAAAATATCTTCTAATTCTTGATGATGTATGGAATGAAGTTCTACTAAAATGGGATACATTAAGGGATTGCTTGTTAGGAATTATGTCAAATACTGGAAACAGTATTATTGTTACAACCCGTAGTGACAAGGTGGCAGAAATCATGGAAACACATCCCCGGCATCACTTAGAAAGACTACCTGAGGCAGAATGCTGGTCCATAATCAAGAAAAAAGTATCTTCAATTCCATTAACTCCAGATTTGGAGGCTATCGGATATGATATTGCCAAAAAATGTGGAGGGGTCCCATTAGCAGCAAAAGTCCTAGGAGGGACAATGGCTcgtaaaaaagtaaaaaatgaatGGTTAGCAATTCAAAACAATGAAATTTGGAATTACCCACATGTTAGCCATGAAATGTTACCAATATTAAAATTGAGCTTTGATCATCTGCAATCACCATCTCTTAAAAAATGCTTTGCATATTGTTCAATTTTTCCTAAAGATTACATGATTGCAAAGGAAGAGTTAATTCAGTTTTGGATGGCTGAAGGGTTCCTTCAACCATCTCAAGGAAGTTGTGTGGTAATGGAGGATATTGGTAACATGTATTTTGACATCTTGTTGGCAAATTCCTTATTTCAAGATGAGAAAAAGGATGAGTTTGATAATATTATCATTTGCAAGATGCATGATTTGGTACATGATCTTGCACTCTCAGTTTCAAAATCTGAGACCTTATTTTTGAATAAGGATTTGGAGTGTGACATCAGTCAcacacattatttatttatcgaATCTGATGGTAAAATTATACCAAGAATTCCATCTTCAAAAGATGATGTTAGGAAACTGCGCacatttgtttctaaaaatgttGTGCTTGGCAACAcgttattaaattttaattgcttACGTGTTCTAAAATTAAATGGAAACTCTATAAAAGAATTGCCAAGTTCAGTTGGCCTTTTAATACATTTGAGGCTTCTCAGCGTCGCAAGTTTATCCATCAGAGCATTACCAAAGTCCATCACCAAACTCTACAATTTGCAAACTTTAAGAATCGAAGGTTGCCGAAATGTCAGAGAGCCTCCTGAAGATCTAAAACAATTGATAAACTTAAGGCATATTTATATCCCTTATGGCTTTTATGAAAAACTTAGGGATATAGGGCAATTGACGTGTCTACAAACATTGCCATGTTTTATTGTGGGTCAAGATGCAGGTCATCGGATCGAGGAATTGGGATGCTTAAATCAACTTACAGGAAAATTAAACCTCTGGAATCTAGGGCATGTGAGAGATAGAGAAGAAGCCCGAAGAGCAAATTTAGAAGAAAAGGCCAAAATATACAAGTTGAGATTTTACTGGACGAGACGGGGATCGGAAAGAGAAGGCAACCACGAGAATGATGAAGAGGTGTTGGAAGGTCTCAAGCCTCACCGACATTTGAAGAGCTTAGCAATTGATGGCTTTGGAGGAAAGAAATTCCCATCATGGATGTCTCTGCTATTTGGCAATTTGATTGAGATCGAATTTGGCAATTGCAGAAAATGTGAGGTTCTTCCCACTCTTGGGCTTCTACCCCATCTTAGTGTTCTTACAATAAAAGGTATGGATGGTGTAAGACGTATAGGAACTGAGTTTTACAGTAACTATAATAATGGAAGTGATGGCACTATATTGTTCCCAGCTTTGAGAAAACTTGATTTGAGTAGAATGCCCAATCTAGAGGAATGGACGGATGTGATGGAGCCAGCAACAACAACAGGCCTAATGGTGTTTCCTTGCCTTGAGGAGTTGAGCATTCAATTTTGTAACCAACTGAAAAGTGCTCCATGTTATTTTTCGAGTCTTAAGAAATTACTCATTAGGGACATGTGTAGCACGACATTTGAAAACATTATCAGCAAGCTTACCACACTCACGTCCCTTGAGGTTTGGAATATTTCAGGACTTGCTTGTCTGCCAGAGAAGTTATTGCAAAACAATGCGAGTCTCATGTCTCTGACGGTAGCGGGATGGGCCGATTTGGTGTCCATCGTGTCACATGAGGATGTATGGGCCTTCTTCACCTCTCTTCGATCGCTTAAAATAAAAGTCTGTTGGAAATTACAAATACAAGGTGTCCCATCCCATCTTCAACGCTTGGAGATATCTGGGTGTGTTATTCTACCTACCGGGCTACAATCATGCACGTCTCTTACCCTGCTAGAGATTCAGCGTTGTGATAAATTGAAATCAATTCCAAATCTAGGACAATTGCGTTCTCTTACTCAATTAAAAATTAGGTATTGCGATAATCTGATATCAATACCTGATTTAAGAGCATTGCATTCTCTTATCGAATTACGAATTTGTCATTGTCCTAAATTGACGAGTCTCCCAGAGGGTTTAGAATCTCTCACCCGCTTGAAGACTATGGAGATTGGCAAGTTTTGTGAGGAGCTGGATGATTTCCCGAGTCTCGATTCTATCGAACACTTGCACGCATCCCTGCAACATTTAGAATTGAGAGGGTGGCCTAAACTTAAGTCCATACCGGACAATATTCAAGTCTTGACTGCCCTTGAAAGTCTCTTCATATCTCACTTTGAAGGCATGGAAACTTTGCCTGAGTGGTTGACCAAGCTTTCTTCTCTTCAAATTCTGGAAATCTTTCGTTGCTCCAAGTTAAAGGAAAGTTGTGCAATTGGTGGAAAAGAGCGGTACAGAATTGCCCATATTCCAGATATCAGAATCTATTAA